The Patescibacteria group bacterium nucleotide sequence CAAGAGAGTAGCGCCGTTCTCGCCCCAGCCGCGCCTTCGGCGCGGTGAGCAGGCGGACAAAAATTTCTTCCCCCCAACCCCCTTCCTTTTTGCCCGCCTGCTGGAAACCCCCAGCGATTTTTTCGGGCGGCGGGGCCGAAAATCGATAAATAGTTTACTGTAATATGATACCGTAAATATGTTTATTTTGAAATAAATGACACTTTAGTGGCTAGAGTTTCCGAATATTCGGGTTGTTTGCAGATATTCTCTAAATCGTAAATTGTACTTATTTTTCCCGATAAAACACTAACAAATGTCGGGTCGATTGTATGTTGTTTTATAATCGTAGGTCTGGAGTCGTCATTTTCCGACGCCTTCAATATCGCCTTTATCTCAAACTTAGAATGTTTGTATTCAATTTTGAAATTCGGTTTTAAAAAAACGCGACTCAATTTGTACATTTTACTCCATGCTGATTTTAAATTTTGCGAACAAACAACGCATTCACTAACTCCATGCATTTTACAAATCGATCGCTCGGCTTTATTTCTAAAATTTGGGATTTTATCGTAGGATACATCATGGGGCGTGTGACCAACAGAAGTTAATGCATGAAAATCAGAATTTCCGAACGGCACAACAGAGAAGAAGTCACCATCCATAACCGTAATTCCCAAGTTTTTAAATTCTTTTGGAACTTCACAAAGGACTATTTCGCACAATTCATATTTCAAATCGAAAAATTGATGATTAAATTTATCAATAACCTCGTTAATACCAGCATACGAGGCATTAATTACAAAAGGGGCCGATAGACAAATACCATTATCAAGAGCAACTATATATGATGGATTTCTTTTTTCAACTGATTGAATGCCGGTGCCGTAGTAGCAATGAGCTGAAGTCCTAACTTTATCCACAAGAAAATCACGAATTTTGATGAAATCAAAACTGCACTCTTGGGCTATAAAAGCAGCTTCTGCCGAGCCTTTCTTGAAGTACAAATCGGCGTTAACCTTCTTTAACGGTATATTTACTTTCTCGCAGAAGCTAACGAAATCTTGGGCAGATGTTTTAGAACCATTACTTGCGATAGCATATATTTGCTCAAACGAGTTATTTATGGCAAAGTCAAAATCCCTGACAAACCTATTGTAGTGATATGCCACTTTTTCTGCTGTCTCGTAACTGCGAGGGTAGTGATAACCACTATGTACTCTTGCTTGGTTTATAGCACTGGCGCGGGAAAACGGCTTAGTGCTTTTATCTACTATCGCAACTTTTTTACCTTTTTTAACTAAAAGAGAAGCGGCGTACAAGCCGAAAATCCCCGCTCCAATAATTATGCAATCTACTTTTTGTACTGCTTTATGATTATTTTTCATAGTTCAATTGATAAACATTCTTCACAAAGGAAAGTACTTCGGAGATATTTTTTGCGTCAGATTTTCCCGCTGGCAACATCTCAATAGAAACAACTCCTTTATAATTACTATTATTTAACGCTTGGGCAATATTTCTATGGAAAAGATAATTACAATCAATTGCTTTTAAATATGGCTCGCTAATATGCACATGACCAATGTATTTGATATTGTCGCGGATTATTCCCTCAATTTTTTCGTTGTTCAAAATTGATGAGCCTATATCTAAATTAATCTTAATCGATTTGCGATTAACTCCCTTAACACAATCTAGCGCTTCATTTGTGTTAAGAATAAAATCAGCCCCGTAGACGGCTGGGGTTGGTTCGATACAAAAAGTGATATTAAGTCTTTGAGCTTGGTCGGCCAATTTCCTAAAAAAGTTTTTAGCGATATCTAATGCTCCCTCGCGCGATAGTTTGCTTTTGATTTTATTTTTGGGAGATCCAAACACAACAATAGTAGAACCCACTTTATTTGAAAACTCTAAAATGCTTACTAAATGCTCAAACATCTCGCTACGCGTAGCCTCATCTTTAAAAAGAGAAACTCCCGGGTATCTGAACATTAATGACTGAAGCGCGACGATGTGTATTCCATAACTATTTAATAATTTTGACATCTTGTTATCAAATCGTTTGTTAACTTCTAATATACCCGTCACATCTCTGAAGGGGCTGATTTCTAAACTGAAAATTTCTAGGTTTCTCATTGCTTCAAATATCTGTTGATCCGCTGATTCGTTCCACGCTAAATTTGAAATTGCAATATCTGTCATATCATTTAAGGTCGTATTTTATTCTTTTCACATTAATCCCGTGTTTGCGTAGAAATTTTATTCCATCATCGTTCCCGTAAGGATGCAAATAATATATTTGGGTAATTTTATTTTTAAGTATTTCCTGGGCACAAAGCTTACATGGCGGAATGAGAATGTAAAGCTTTGCCTTCCTTAAATCAATCTGTTGGGACTTTGCTTTTTCTATAACAATGTGCTCGGCATGCATATTTTTACTTTCGATATTGTCCGACTCGGCAACAATCTTGCCGCTAAAGGTAATCAAAGCGGAGATTTTTCCGATGGCTGCCTTGCTATTGTCAGCAATAAAATATAAGCGACGGATAATTGGATTTTTAATTTTCGAATAATTTCGTCGGGCCAGTATTCGTTTAGCGAAAAAATCTGTAGTGTATCGGTGTAAATTATTTTCAAGAAAAAATATTTTAATGTTCGGGAATTTTTCGGTAATCAAACGCGCAGTGTATTTTCTGTGTCTCATTATCCCTTTTGGGTAAACATAGTTTCGTGGCTTAATGATTCTCAAATATTTCTCGTAATCAGATGGTTTTTCAAGAATCAAAACAAAATCAACAAATTCAAATGCCGCAATAATTTCAGCGCGATGCCTCTCGCCTATTATGGGGCGATTAAATCCTAGGCGAATTCTGGCTGTTTTATCTGATTGAACAATGACAACAAGGGGGCGCCCCACCTTACTACATTCTCGCAGATAGCGGAGATGTTCAATATTAAACAAATCAAAAATATCACCAACGAGCGTGGCTGTATATGGTTTGATTGTCTCTTTGAGTTTAGAAAGGGTAATAATTTTCATAAGTAAGAAAAAAGGGGATCTCTTGAAAGGAAATCCCCTTTGTCGAAGAATGGACTGACCAATTATCTAAACGAGTAGTTCCTGGCAGTACCTGGCAATCATAGCATCCGCGACTCTCGTCAGGTTTTCCATGGATCCGGAGTTGTCGATAATGACGTCAGCCACATCTGCGATCGCGGGGACTCCCCAATCCCTCTTTATCTGATCGCGGGGCAACATCAATTGCCTTGCCTCGTCTAAAGAGGTGAGGTTTTGGCGAATCATCTGCCGCTGAAGACGAACGTTCTCGTCCATATCCACATAGACGATGGCAACCTTGTCTTGTCCGAGTCGCTCTCGCAGATGGACAGCGAGACCCGGGCTGTATAGGCTTTCGAGGCAACAGAACTCGATTTCCTGTTCACGGCCCCACTGAATGAACTCGTCTGCGAACACGCGGTAGACCCAATCGGGTCTTTCCTTCATGTTCCGATTGTTCCATTTGGCAAAGTCGTCTTCCACGCCTTCTCTTTCCATCACACGCTTCAGGAAGAAGGTGATCTTCAACCTTTTGATGCCGTGCTGGTCCAAGTAGCGGCCGATGGTGCTCTTGCCAGATTCACTCATCCCGCCGATGACAAACACTTTTTTCATGTTGTATTCCTCCAGGAGGAGTTGGATTTCCCTCTTGGCCCTCGCTGGTGTATGAGGACCATGGGCAACGTTTCTGATGATGCTTTCCGCCCATTTGGCGCGGAGACCAGACGCAGGCACTCGTTTCCCGATAATCTGGCGTACTTTGTCGACGGCATCGTAGCCATCCACAACGAAGATATGGACGGGCGACGACGACATAAAAGTCACCAGCTCGGGAAAGTAATCACGGTGTCGCACGTCGCTGATGCTCCAGTACAGCATTTCTACCGTGGCGGGCTTGAGCGTCTTACTCACCTCTCGCTTGATTACAAGTCCGCTTCTGATGAGAATCTGTCTTATCGGATCTACCAGCCTCTTCTCTACGCCGTCTGGCTTCACTACGAGTATGGAAATTTCGAACTGGCTCATAGGTTATCTACCTCCTTTCTTTTTGGTGTATTGTGCGGGCCAGTCAATGTCAATCGCCATCAGCCGGCCGGTTCCAGTGAACGCGAATTCCAGAGTCGGAAGTTGCGAGATGAAGCGTAGCTCTTCAAAGCTGGCCATAGCGGGCATCTCCCGACAGATGTTCCGGACCACGCTGAAAGGGCAAATATTGAGGTATCCCGCGTCGCGGAGACGACGACTATCCTTAAGATAGCGATGTCTCTCCGCGTCTAGGAAGCTCAACTCGCCAACATATGTCGGCAACTGCCG carries:
- a CDS encoding FAD-binding oxidoreductase; its protein translation is MKNNHKAVQKVDCIIIGAGIFGLYAASLLVKKGKKVAIVDKSTKPFSRASAINQARVHSGYHYPRSYETAEKVAYHYNRFVRDFDFAINNSFEQIYAIASNGSKTSAQDFVSFCEKVNIPLKKVNADLYFKKGSAEAAFIAQECSFDFIKIRDFLVDKVRTSAHCYYGTGIQSVEKRNPSYIVALDNGICLSAPFVINASYAGINEVIDKFNHQFFDLKYELCEIVLCEVPKEFKNLGITVMDGDFFSVVPFGNSDFHALTSVGHTPHDVSYDKIPNFRNKAERSICKMHGVSECVVCSQNLKSAWSKMYKLSRVFLKPNFKIEYKHSKFEIKAILKASENDDSRPTIIKQHTIDPTFVSVLSGKISTIYDLENICKQPEYSETLATKVSFISK
- a CDS encoding sugar phosphate isomerase/epimerase; its protein translation is MTDIAISNLAWNESADQQIFEAMRNLEIFSLEISPFRDVTGILEVNKRFDNKMSKLLNSYGIHIVALQSLMFRYPGVSLFKDEATRSEMFEHLVSILEFSNKVGSTIVVFGSPKNKIKSKLSREGALDIAKNFFRKLADQAQRLNITFCIEPTPAVYGADFILNTNEALDCVKGVNRKSIKINLDIGSSILNNEKIEGIIRDNIKYIGHVHISEPYLKAIDCNYLFHRNIAQALNNSNYKGVVSIEMLPAGKSDAKNISEVLSFVKNVYQLNYEK